A genomic window from Fusarium oxysporum Fo47 chromosome X, complete sequence includes:
- a CDS encoding Asp/Glu racemase, giving the protein MRVLGLLGGTTYNATLLYYKQINAYVQHSLGGGHSSKLLLHSFDHAELFSFFQTGNYNEVSRQICSAAKNLKSIGAEAIVLCVNTNHRWAEDVENATGLPLLHIIDFTGDAIIKERLKKVALLGTQITMEQDFLKGRLERRFGVEVLVPKGEEARKRMDRVIFEELSCNKVLPQSREFYLDQIRDLYGRGAEGVILGCTELQMILRPGDVDMPMFDTVELHAKGAAKWQLEE; this is encoded by the coding sequence ATGCGCGTGCTAGGCCTTCTAGGCGGGACAACCTACAACGCAACCCTCCTCTACTACAAACAAATAAACGCCTACGTCCAACACAGTCTCGGCGGCGGCCACTCCTCCAAACTGCTCCTCCACTCCTTCGACCACGccgagctcttcagcttcttccaaaCAGGCAACTACAACGAAGTATCCCGCCAAATCTGCAGCGCGGCAAAGAATCTCAAGTCCATCGGCGCAGAAGCAATCGTTCTCTGCGTCAACACGAATCATCGCTGGGCGGAAGATGTTGAAAATGCAACGGGTCTTCCACTGCTGCATATCATTGACTTTACGGGTGATGCTATCATTAAAGAACGGTTGAAGAAAGTTGCATTGCTGGGAACACAGATTACGATGGAGCAGGACTTTTTGAAGGGGAGGCTGGAGAGGAGGTTTGGGGTTGAAGTACTTGTGCCGAAGGGGGAggaggcgaggaagaggatggaTCGTGTGATTTTTGAAGAGCTTTCGTGTAATAAGGTACTGCCTCAGTCAAGGGAGTTTTATCTGGATCAGATCAGGGACTTGTATGGGAGGGGTGCCGAAGGGGTTATTTTGGGGTGTACAGAGTTGCAGATGATATTAAGGCCGGGGGACGTTGACATGCCCATGTTTGATACCGTTGAGTTACATGCGAAAGGCGCTGCGAAATGGCAGCTGGAGGAGTAA